The nucleotide window TTataatttttgtgttgaaataaaGTAATTGTGTTCAGTGCTGTGCCCTATGGCTTTGCGTTACAAAATTGTAATTGCTTCAAAACGACACGGCACATACGACGTGTCATTTCGttggatttgatttatttatttatttgattggtgttttacgccgtactcaagaatatttcacttatacgacggcggccaccattatgatgggaggaaaccgggcatagccacgaccatccgcaggtttctggcagaccttcccacttactcgTTGGAATTAATTAGTCGCATAAAAATAGTTTGAGAAATACTATTTCGTATAACCGCCTTCACAAGCTGCGATTTGTCGATTTCTACAAATCGTATTTCATAGCCATCTTTCTAATTTTATTGTGTTACGCGCCGGTCAGTCAGTAACTAATGGTACAGTGTTGATGATTTACCCCAAAAGgcttttctccacccataaaaactgATAGTATAAGTAaagaaattcttgagcatggcgttaaataaGGAttagggaaaaaaacaaaaacaagccaGTATTCAGCTGCTGCACATCATTCAGGCAGCGCTGTCAGCACATCACAAGTTTTGTAATGGGTCGGTATATGAATGCACGGCGTACACATATAGGTACAGACTAACTTCCACCGAGATGTGAGTTGATAGATTGATCCAGAAGATACTATGTCAGAGATCAAAGCTTATCCTTTGTAGGTGGACTACATGTGAGCGTATGAGGTCAGgtgatttacatgaacaagtttCCAATAATTCACCCACATATAGCAGCATGTGTCTATAGTCTTCCAGCGAGCTGTATATATATGGTCACTACTCATATTTTCACCCATTGTCAGTAGAACGAAGGATAAGTGGGATTTAAACGGCTATCACCGGTTATTGTAAAGGGTACGGGTTGAGTCATATTATCAACGTTAAGGTACAAATATATGGGAAGGAGATATACCTGCTGATTACTTCCTTCATATTtgtattcatccattcattcactACGGTGGCATTTATAAGCGCTAAAGCAACGAGCAAGTAGCAAGTGGTGCTGGATAAAGAAAGGTTAGGATCTTAATGAGTACATAAATGGTGTTGTTTAAGATTCTTTACCGTGTTTACCGGAGATCGAATCCGGACTGACCCCGAGATAAACCACCTGAATTTGGCATTTTCTTGCACAAACTTATCACAGCTCCATCGACCACTCATTGTTACTAAGGTCCCATAAACAACGAGTGAAGGGAAATGTCTAAATTCCCTGCCCTAGCGGCGGATGTATGGGTTGACAGTCGTGCTGCTTACAACTGAGCCTCATCGTACTCCGCCATACTTTACGGTACACGACAGAATATCAGATCATAATCAATGacaaaaaaagttaatttattgtgaaacaatataaaaataatttattgatgAAAATGGCCCATGGACAAATAACGTGACAAATGTTCGTCCCCGGAAATTCATACTTTCAAAAAAATACAGGAGCAGATAACCTATTGATGGATGATATGACACTAAAATAACTGCAGTCTGGTGGTTAATAAACGAATATAAAAGACACTAAAAAGAATTAGTTCCAATAACAAGAAGGATAATAGAAAGAAGAAACACATAGCACATGTGTCTTTGGCGGTTTTAAGTTGCAATAGGCATAGGTGTATaggttatacatacatgtacttatgacACATTTATAAACTGCATGTAATAATGACCCTCAGGTCTTGAGAGATATGTAGTTGAAATTCACTTACAAACCCTAAAACCTGCAAGGAGGTCCAAGAGGAACATATTATATGGTAGCTATATCAGACTGGGATATTATCATAAGCCACGTGCACCGTCATTCCGTTACTTATTAACCACATATCACATGGCCAAAGTCAATGGTTTGACGATGTCTGTACTAACAGATAACGGCTTACCTCAAGTCAGTCAAATGAGGGAGGGTCAGGTCAGCGTATAAACATCAGGTGGGATATGTTTAGTGATCATGCGGGAAGAGGCCTAGCCGGCAGAGCAAACAGATTTGTTCATACGTTCAACCAGGCAGCATGAGGGGTCTGTTGACGATATTGGCGTACGTCCTGGCGTTCGTGACGTTAACGCTAGGTGAACGTATTAGATATGACGGGTAAGTGTTTAGGCATAGAGCACTTGCCAAAGAATCGACTTAGAATTAAAATCGTGTCAGTTTAtattaaaatagaaaaacatgagaaaaaaatgaactgtTTGGACATatgtgtttgaaataaaataaatagcttcACTTGATTGCAGCTCGGAACGGCAAACTGCAAAACAGTTGCAAGTGAATATGTCTTGATATTTAAATTATCTTTCTCCAAAGCCACCAAATATGGCGAGTGATTCCTACTTCTCGAATCCAGCTGGATTTTCTGGGCATTCTGAAGGAAGAGTCACAAAAGTTTCAGGTAATAAGAAGACGACTTTCTACAAGGGCCTTAAAAAGATATATAACAAATGCATTGTTTGCAAAAACCCCTGTGTTGGCGGTTAATTTGAGCaaagtgttaagaaaataaatagcgGAGTGGAGCTTAAAGGCATAACCCCATTGGAAAAGATACTGGTCAAATGTTAAGCATCTCATAAATACAGCATATTCGGATGTAACATAGTACACATTGTTGTTCCTTCGCATCCACACGATCAGTGTCCAAACACTGTACAATGTTGATTGTTCATTTCGTAAAATGTTCAGAGACTTACACGTATTCTGATTTGACATCTAATAGTGTCTTCTATATTCTACAACAGAgatcatgtattttttgttacGAATCCTGGCATCGAGGCGTTGATGAAGCTGGCTAGGTGGGTGCGAAGCAGGAACGACAATCTTGGAAAAGAATAACTCTACGTGTAACATTTCAGTTGGACTTCTGGAAAGAACCATCGGCTCTTCACAGACCAGTGGTGTTCAAAATACCTCCAAGCAAGCGTAATGAGATTTACATCCGACTCGGACTCCAGGGTCTGGTTCCAGAAGTTACGTTAAAAGACCTGCAGAAGAACATTGAAAAGGAAGACGCTCTCTATACTCAGAAGTCCTTTAATGGGTTGGAGAATTTCGACTACAGCAAGTACCATCCTTTGTCTGATGTAAGAAACTTTTTAGAATAggtttgatttttgatgttatCCTTGTCCGATGGTAGgtctgtaactttatgtgtgcaATGGACCATTCATCTCAGACACAGTCGTGTGCACACACTTGTAAAATTTCCCATATATTTAGAGTTTTAAATCTTCAGAAAAGACAATATACACAGGTACCGGAAATAGAATTACGAAAAAGTCTCACGCCACTTGACTACCGTtccttgagattattgaccaGGAGCGTCCACCTTGGTCGactgctggtatacgaatgtctgtttcgacatcTCGATTCTCGTGTTCAGAAGAGTAGCTCTTGTTCAGTGAGTGTCTTGACTtaatggagaagaaaatttaaatatcaatcaaataccattgaagaGAGTATACATTTCCTCGCAGgagcatgccataaaaaattctaatatgtacctcaaggtgataaattataaataaagtccgTGCCAACCGCtctgggcgactccattttgcataagaactagtcctgaagtcttctgtgttaggaagagaattgccgtcggaaaccgccgaagtacAGTTCGTACTTTACCAGTTGAACTCTTCCTCACAGAAGGTAGCGAACGGTACAGTagttttccgcttgacaatcgggaaaccggaatgtcggacgtaggttccgagtttacacgaacaagctgaCAGTTTTAaggactctcattggctgagaggcaacacacctccagcataaaatacagggtgttaaagatggaggacgtgatgGACTCAGGGATTTATGCCACGTTTGCCGtaaattttcttctcccttAATTTTCTGATGTGCATATACGTTACTATACTACAGGTGAATGCGTGGATGGAACAGATGGCAAACAGTTACTCAAACCGTGTCGAACTATTCAACATTTCCAGCTCTTATGAAGGAAGGACAATTACAGCCATGAAGGTACATAAAATGTAGGCTTTCGGTAATCTGTTTTCTCACACTATATTCCACCAAGAAGTGGCTTTTGGCAAATGACCAACAAGCCAtaaattatgtatgtatatagccaCATTTGATAGCTGTAACGTGTTTCACCCCCGTTAATTCTGAGCTCATAACTTTGCTCGTACCCAAGTGTTTATAGGCCTATTGTTACTTGAAAGTCATTGTTATCGAAACAATAGAAATTTATCAGAACATGGCTAAAAGTATCTTTGAAAATCAGTGTTTAAAATGTTGTTCATATTAGAATCACTTAAGATGTATTGAAATGAGCGTTGATATCTGGACACAGGTTTAACCAGAAGAGAAGCATTAGCCCCACTGAAGTAGCCAAACATTAGCATATATAATCACAGCCTGTTGGCTTTTTAATTGTTAAATTCGCCATCGAGCAAAATATTCTTTGTGTGGAATAAATCAACAAAGGGATTGACAAAACTGTTAAACATATGTTTAAACGTTATTGTTCCTATTGTTCTCAGATAACGGGTGCAAACAGCAGCGATTCAAGGCCTGGTTTTTTCTTCAACGGAGGAATTCACGCTAGGGAATGGATATCCCCTGCCACTGTTATCTACATGGCCGCCCAGGTATTTGCCCCACCTGACACATTACTATCAACGAATCATAAACATGTCAGTTTGAAATTAATTTCACAGAACTCCATGTACAAATTTTCTCCCTTTCCAACACAAATTTGCAGCTgagaaattttacaatgaatatatcAAAGCAGCTCTGCAATAGCACCTAGACCCTGTACAACATACCTGATTTCAGGCTATAAGGTAAACACGAACAGCGATGTGTGAATAAGTGTTTGTTTAATGGATCACTTTCTGTTTAACGTTGCTTGCAATATTGTTTAGATCACGACAAGACCCTGTCTCCGTGTGGCATGTCATTTAATGCCAACATTTTTATTGTGTTGCTTCTCTTGAACGCCATTACACAAAACATGATGCTTCACATTACACTAACAACTGGGAGTCCAGTACTGGGCATATCAACTCAATTGCTCCGTGTCAAAGAATTAATATTAATcttcatgcagtacatgtattgcgTCTTATCCGTATATCACAGGAATGCTAAATATCATAAtctatatattaacatatatagCACTGTTTTTCTCCAACTACTAAGTCATCACAGATAAACAAAgtaatgccaaaaaaaaatgcaattgaACGATGTCAATAATTTGATTTTCCATAAAGTAAATCACAAGAGGTACTGGGCTGActtaataaatgtcaaaatattgacatcttctaaatgcatttctttatagtttgttttattattgtgtCAAGGCAAATCATGCAGTGGGTCGTGTATAGACGCCATTGAAAATTCGAAAACACAGAGCCACATGTGTAGGTTTAAACTATAAATGGTTACATAGATCTCTACATGTGGTGTCATAGAGAGCTGCAGACATTCGCCCGTTGAGTTCATTGAAATTGTTTATGTCAACATGAACATAATATCACAATGAAATAATAGTACAGACATTGATTGCATAAATCGGTTATATCAAATATTAACTCAGTTTTCTTCCATTGCTTTACGTCAGCTAATCGAGCAGTACGGCAAGAATCAGGAAATAACAGACCTACTGGATGAAATTGACTGGTATATACTGCCGGTTTTTAATGTGGATGGTTACGAATATACTTGGACAAAGGTGGGTGGGAAATCTGctatacttatatgtatatgggACAAAGAAATATAGTTATCACCTAACAGAAAAAGGAAAATTTGCCACATTCCTCGAAAAATTCCTTGAAAATTTCGACTAACGCAACTAGTGCGTAAATGATACAGGCTGTATCCACCACAGTCGCTCGGGCCCTGATCAATCAGGTCACAGGCttgaatccagcttatgctttTTCGACTGCGGTTTTATGTTAGAGGGTTTgcaaggtatatacatgtatgtataaatggcAAAGAGTGGTGCTTGAGATTACTATATACCATCCACCCGGATTTCACCATGTATAAATCTAACCGCCGTTGATCATATGACTAAATTCCTTAGTGTAGCACTTCAGTGCgcaataaacatcaatcaaatatataaatcaagtaaatgaacACAGAGTATATCTTTCTCTGCCTTGCACTTTGCGTCATAGTTCAAAATGACATCGGAGCTAAAATGCAACCGTCCGTTTTTAAACGTAGGATCGCAACTGGCGGAAGACTCGCTCCAAACATTTTCTGTGCCATGGGGTTGACCCTAACCGCAACTGGGACTGGGAATGGTGTAGTAAGTGCAAACTTCATGCTACGATAAAGAACTCCTCCACAGTatgtaaaacaagagcagcgaaaACTGTgcgataattggcaaatggtcacacgtaaccggtgaataTATCAATTCAAACCTCACCGAAATGGAAACGTTCTGATGTGGATGGAAGCTTCTAATTATATTTGGACAAGGTGTGTGTCGTCAATTTCTAAGGCGGCTACTTGGACCGCAGAGAAAAGCCTAAAATAAAACCTCTAGTGTAATGCTAAATTTCATTTTCGTTTATTCCAACGTTTTGATAAAACTTTTTGCACAAAGtgtttttaaataaactttCTGTTACTTTCAAACTTATTTAGAACAGTAAAATTTACCTGTTTGTGGTTGTTAAACATTAGCTGCTTTATGAAATTATACAGTATTTGTGTAGTCTATTTACTATTTCGAGTGCTTTTAATTATAATGTCATAATTTAGACATATCATATGTAGTTTATTTATTGTCTATTCTTGAAGGTTTTCCAATgcacaacaaaagaaaaactctgTAATATAACTGAAATGTCAATTCAGTAATAGGATTTATGaaaatgcaaaactttttttttaatttgtaatttgtttgtgtcCACAGAAAATGGTGCTAGCAAAGACCCCTGTTCAGATACGTACTGTGGACCGAGGCCGTTTTCAGAGTCAGAGGTGAAAGGCGTGGCTGATTTCCTGAATTCTGTACCAGGGCGGTTCCGGGCTTACATCGACTTCCACAGTTTCTCTCAACTTTGGATGACACCATGGGGATATACTACAGCTCTCCCCCCGGAGTTCCCAGTCCAGGTTGGTACAAATGTATAAcgtgaaaataatttaaactttttcCAATCCAGTATAATTTATGTCGAGCAATCCAAACCACTTTTGAATACCACTTCTCTAAATAAAGAAACAAGGTTCATAGTTGGCCGGGTGATATAAAGATTTCTCCGGGAACTTGACTATATCATTTGACCAAGGTACATCCATGATGTTTGAGTCCTTTGAGTTCCTGGTTGCGGTTATCAGTAAATCATGCACTATTCATGTAAAGTATtcaaatgttatttatatttgacaGGATAAATGCTCCACGACAGCTACTGATGCGCTGACCGCTGTACACGGCACCGAATACAAACATGGGAACATAGCCAGTACTATATGTAAGTGGTCGGTGAGGTACCAAACACAAGCTTGAAAACGTAGTCAGCACTGTCTGTAAATAAGTTATATGGAACCCAAAACAAGTATAGAAACATAACCAGTGGTATCTGTAAGCACCAAACACAAACATGGAAAGATAGCCAGCATTATCTGTACATGActtaggcctataggcctacggAATCGGAAACAAATATGGAACAGGACCAGTGGTATCCGGAAGTGACTAACTAGGGCATCAAACAAAATCTTGCAAACATAACCATTAATGTCTATacgtatataaaataattacagcatctaaaacaaaacagagcagcgataacggtgtgacagctggcaaatggccgcacgtaactggtgaaatacgccTTCTTGTGAAACCGTCTCTGTTAGTGTTTCATTCTATAGATCTAGCCAAAGAAAGCTGGCTTAAACCGGTGGTACATGTCATGTGGCATTAGATTTAAATAACTTTTTACTTGTGAAGAAACTATTTTAAACGTAAGAGACGCGTAGCCTTCAATCCCCACCCTCCCATGCAGCCAATAAGCCGTTGTTACTCGTCGACACTgcatgtaatataattaaagacgtacagtatagagcgTAAGACCAAGCAgtcacgacagtgtgatagctgccaaatgGTTAggcagcctcttgtcagtttacctcagtcagggttttattctgactgttcatgtaaatgctcaaatagtagcaatttgcaggcgccctagcaccatggcttcaggagaattacgtaaaaaaaatgcagtgatgttaatcgcaatttattagacgtcactgggttttttttgttttgttttttagacACTGCCAGTGGAAGCAGCGCAGACTGGGCGTTTGGAGCGGCCAAAATACTTTACTCTACTGCTGTGGAACTACGGGATACTGGAGAGTACGGCTTCCTTCTACCGGCAGACCAGATCATTCCGTCAGGGGAAGAAACTCTGCAAGGGTTACTGGCCATGGCAAAGTTCATTTTGAACAATCCCTAGAACACAGCTATGTTAAACattaataaagtatttatcagactTTGTTGATGTAATCGAAATAGCAGATTGCCTACGTCACGTCAAATTTAATTTTAGGGGGAACGAAACAGATTGCGTTCTTCAGTTTACATACAATATTGTGTTTAATGGATTGCATGCCAAACATAAGAATCTCATGCCTATTTTGgggttgaatgaatgattatggcttaacgccacatcggcaatatttcagccatatcgtggcgaccaTTTTGGGGTTGAAGTGAATGCAGTATTCAACacgttttcacttatatgtactTCACTGGTGTTTTCCCCtgaagtcaagaatatttcactgatacgacggcggccaggattatggtagaaggaaacccacgaccatccccaagttgctgacagaccttcccacgtaaagcCGAAAAGGAAACCACCATGCGCTGggcttgaactaacagcgaccgcattggtgagaggctcctagacCATTGCGCGGCGCTGGCGTACTAACCCTTCAGTCACGGAGGCctcttgttttcacttttaagacGGCCGTCAGGTAAATACTGCCtcaggaaaccggagtgcccgtaGTATATGTCCACCCTTCGTCAGATATACAGTACAAGTAATCAGAGTGCCCAGATTGAACTGGAATGCCCGGAGTAAT belongs to Liolophura sinensis isolate JHLJ2023 chromosome 9, CUHK_Ljap_v2, whole genome shotgun sequence and includes:
- the LOC135475843 gene encoding carboxypeptidase B-like — translated: MRGLLTILAYVLAFVTLTLGERIRYDGHQIWRVIPTSRIQLDFLGILKEESQKFQLDFWKEPSALHRPVVFKIPPSKRNEIYIRLGLQGLVPEVTLKDLQKNIEKEDALYTQKSFNGLENFDYSKYHPLSDVNAWMEQMANSYSNRVELFNISSSYEGRTITAMKITGANSSDSRPGFFFNGGIHAREWISPATVIYMAAQLIEQYGKNQEITDLLDEIDWYILPVFNVDGYEYTWTKDRNWRKTRSKHFLCHGVDPNRNWDWEWCKNGASKDPCSDTYCGPRPFSESEVKGVADFLNSVPGRFRAYIDFHSFSQLWMTPWGYTTALPPEFPVQDKCSTTATDALTAVHGTEYKHGNIASTIYTASGSSADWAFGAAKILYSTAVELRDTGEYGFLLPADQIIPSGEETLQGLLAMAKFILNNP